Proteins encoded together in one Pontiella desulfatans window:
- a CDS encoding glycoside hydrolase family 3 N-terminal domain-containing protein, giving the protein MMKNKWMGMVLATAVVVPCFAEPDAPYKDASLPVEQRVEDLLGRMTLEEKVAQMRIFHANKGIKSGKQGELVMSKDVVARLEYGIAGIKNPGEPDSPEQAAKLTNELQEYIIGKSRLDIPAMFVCEAYNGVDAHGSTRFMRPMNMAATWNVDLVNRIWTVTGREARLRGFHMCHSPESDIMRDPRFGRMSEAFSEDSWLTTEMVVAAVKGVQGGYDGTGVNSTHIGAVAKHFAGYGQVQGGRNFASIQISERDLIDQVFPPFKGAVQRAHAFGIMASHGDLNGVASHANPWLLTEVLRKQWGFKGYVVSDSNDIARLHDFMKVAESHEAAVEMALKAGMDVDLYSDLAYVHLTKMAKADPSLIPFIDRSVSNVLRTKFKLGLFENPYTSVGDTKMEVRSEASLALAREADLESAILLENKKNTLPLDAAKIKKVALLGPLLYTDTQDMFEQVTGDAVEYVSAKGFALTDGKRGRPALMPRDEKKIASLVEKAKAADVAVLFLGGDEYTSKEAFFSGAYGDRDLIDPVGPQDELVQRVKALGKPVVVVLKHRRTLSINVISDQADAILDCWDLSELGDLAVAEILFGKVSPSGKLPVTVPRSIGQFPFEYSQKEINYKKGYLFQKDGPLYPFGHGLSYGRFTYSKPKLSGKEMAKDGTLTVSVDVSNAGKIEAKEVVQLYVKDLIGSVTRPDKELKGFEKIELKPGETKAVAFTITPDMLMFTGLEMKPVLEAGDYEVMVGTSSADVQKAAFRLK; this is encoded by the coding sequence ATGATGAAGAATAAATGGATGGGTATGGTGTTGGCGACCGCAGTGGTTGTGCCGTGTTTTGCCGAACCGGATGCGCCATACAAGGATGCCTCCTTGCCCGTTGAGCAACGGGTGGAGGATTTGCTGGGGCGCATGACGCTGGAGGAAAAGGTGGCGCAGATGCGCATCTTCCACGCGAACAAGGGCATCAAGTCCGGCAAGCAGGGCGAATTGGTGATGTCGAAAGACGTGGTCGCTCGTTTGGAATACGGTATTGCCGGAATCAAGAATCCGGGCGAGCCCGATTCCCCGGAGCAGGCCGCCAAGCTGACCAACGAGCTACAGGAATACATCATCGGAAAGAGTCGCCTGGATATTCCGGCCATGTTTGTTTGCGAAGCGTATAACGGCGTGGACGCGCACGGAAGCACCCGCTTCATGCGACCGATGAACATGGCGGCCACCTGGAATGTGGATCTGGTCAACCGCATCTGGACGGTGACCGGCCGCGAGGCGCGCCTGCGCGGTTTCCACATGTGCCACTCGCCGGAATCGGACATCATGCGCGACCCGCGTTTCGGCCGCATGAGCGAAGCCTTCAGCGAAGATTCGTGGCTGACCACGGAAATGGTGGTGGCGGCCGTGAAAGGTGTGCAGGGCGGATATGATGGAACGGGCGTCAACAGCACGCACATCGGTGCTGTGGCCAAGCACTTTGCGGGTTATGGTCAGGTGCAGGGCGGCCGCAACTTCGCCTCCATCCAAATCTCTGAACGGGATCTGATTGATCAGGTTTTCCCGCCGTTCAAAGGCGCGGTGCAACGCGCACATGCGTTCGGCATCATGGCCTCGCACGGCGACCTGAATGGGGTTGCCAGCCACGCCAACCCGTGGTTGCTGACCGAGGTGCTGCGGAAGCAGTGGGGCTTCAAGGGATACGTGGTGTCGGACTCCAACGACATTGCCCGGCTGCATGATTTCATGAAGGTGGCGGAGTCGCACGAGGCCGCTGTTGAAATGGCGCTCAAGGCCGGCATGGATGTGGATTTGTACAGCGACCTAGCCTATGTGCATTTGACTAAAATGGCGAAGGCGGATCCGAGTCTAATCCCATTCATCGACCGTTCCGTCAGCAATGTGCTGCGCACCAAGTTCAAGCTCGGACTCTTCGAAAACCCGTATACCAGTGTAGGGGACACGAAGATGGAGGTGCGCTCCGAAGCCTCGCTGGCCCTTGCCCGCGAAGCAGACCTTGAATCGGCGATCCTGCTGGAAAACAAGAAGAACACCCTGCCGTTGGATGCCGCCAAGATCAAAAAAGTGGCGCTGCTCGGCCCCTTGCTCTACACCGACACACAGGACATGTTTGAACAAGTGACCGGCGATGCCGTCGAATATGTCAGTGCGAAAGGGTTTGCCCTTACCGACGGGAAACGCGGACGGCCGGCCCTGATGCCGCGCGATGAAAAGAAGATCGCCTCGCTGGTGGAAAAGGCCAAGGCCGCCGATGTTGCCGTCCTCTTTCTCGGCGGCGATGAATATACCTCGAAGGAAGCATTCTTCAGCGGCGCGTACGGTGACCGCGACCTGATCGATCCGGTCGGGCCGCAGGATGAGCTTGTTCAGCGGGTGAAGGCGCTTGGAAAGCCGGTGGTGGTGGTGCTGAAACACCGCCGTACCTTATCGATCAATGTGATTTCCGACCAGGCCGATGCAATCCTGGATTGCTGGGATCTCAGCGAGCTGGGCGATCTGGCGGTTGCGGAAATCCTGTTCGGCAAGGTTTCGCCATCCGGAAAACTGCCGGTCACCGTCCCGCGTTCGATTGGTCAGTTTCCGTTCGAATACAGCCAAAAAGAGATCAACTATAAGAAAGGCTACCTCTTCCAAAAGGACGGACCGCTCTATCCGTTCGGCCATGGCCTGAGCTACGGAAGGTTCACCTATTCCAAGCCGAAACTCTCCGGCAAGGAAATGGCGAAGGATGGAACGCTGACCGTTAGCGTGGATGTTTCCAATGCCGGTAAAATCGAGGCCAAGGAAGTGGTTCAGTTGTATGTGAAAGACCTGATCGGCTCCGTTACCCGTCCGGACAAGGAACTCAAGGGCTTTGAGAAAATCGAACTCAAGCCGGGCGAAACCAAAGCGGTTGCATTCACCATCACACCGGACATGCTGATGTTCACCGGCCTGGAAATGAAGCCGGTGCTGGAAGCGGGCGACTATGAAGTGATGGTGGGCACCTCTTCCGCGGATGTTCAAAAGGCCGCGTTCCGCCTCAAGTAA
- a CDS encoding sulfatase-like hydrolase/transferase — protein sequence MIKRTAWLLLLMAGAVVAEKPNILFILADDLGFNQVGAYGDTPIQTPNLDRLAANGVRFTQAYAGNTVCSPSRVSLFTGRDGRLMGNNSNTVQLEAFDQTFAHVLKYAGYDTALFGKYSIGSQMGVTDPLAMGFDTWFGMYSILEGHRQYPHILWRDGVKERIEANEGGRKGAYAQELFTQEAIRYIRQDHQNPFFVFLAYSSPHAELAAPEQYMEMYEGKFEEKPYIGMSQGKEVEKYASYYPEPVANPNATLAAMVTALDDYIGQLQAVLVEKGIADNTLIIFTSDNGPHDEGGASPVFFNASEPYKGMKRDVYDGGIHVPFIAHWPAAIKTARVDDTPLAFADMFPTFGELAGVSMNVIPRLKINGVSVAGRLRDEPLPMEERTLYWEFGKQAGDPNSGIVGEVFQAARRGPWKAVRYGLEAPVELYDLGQDPGESVELSTKQPEIHAGFVRLFEENKN from the coding sequence ATGATAAAACGGACAGCATGGTTGTTGTTGCTGATGGCGGGAGCGGTTGTTGCGGAAAAACCGAATATACTCTTCATCCTGGCGGATGATCTCGGTTTTAACCAGGTCGGCGCCTATGGCGATACGCCGATCCAGACGCCGAACCTGGATCGGCTGGCCGCCAACGGCGTGCGGTTCACGCAGGCCTATGCCGGCAACACCGTTTGTTCTCCGTCGCGCGTTTCGCTCTTTACCGGGCGGGACGGGCGGTTGATGGGCAACAACTCGAACACCGTTCAGTTGGAGGCGTTCGATCAGACCTTCGCCCATGTGCTCAAATATGCGGGCTACGATACGGCGCTGTTCGGCAAATATTCGATTGGCTCGCAAATGGGCGTAACCGATCCGCTGGCGATGGGGTTCGATACCTGGTTCGGGATGTATTCCATTCTGGAAGGGCACCGCCAGTATCCGCACATCCTTTGGCGCGACGGCGTGAAGGAGCGGATCGAGGCCAACGAGGGCGGGCGCAAGGGCGCCTATGCGCAGGAGCTGTTTACCCAGGAGGCGATCCGCTACATCCGGCAGGATCATCAGAATCCATTCTTTGTGTTCCTGGCCTATTCGTCTCCGCATGCCGAGCTGGCCGCGCCGGAGCAGTACATGGAAATGTACGAAGGCAAGTTCGAGGAAAAACCCTACATCGGTATGTCGCAGGGCAAGGAAGTGGAGAAGTATGCGTCCTACTATCCCGAGCCGGTTGCAAATCCCAACGCCACATTGGCGGCGATGGTGACCGCGCTGGATGATTATATCGGGCAGCTCCAGGCGGTGCTGGTGGAGAAAGGGATTGCCGACAACACGCTGATCATCTTTACATCCGACAACGGCCCGCACGATGAGGGGGGCGCAAGCCCTGTTTTCTTCAACGCATCCGAGCCGTACAAGGGCATGAAACGCGATGTGTATGACGGCGGCATCCATGTGCCGTTCATTGCGCACTGGCCCGCCGCGATTAAGACCGCGCGCGTGGATGATACGCCATTGGCGTTCGCCGACATGTTCCCCACTTTCGGCGAGTTGGCCGGCGTTTCCATGAACGTGATTCCTCGCCTTAAAATAAACGGTGTTTCCGTTGCCGGACGTTTGCGCGACGAGCCGTTGCCGATGGAGGAGCGCACGCTCTACTGGGAATTCGGGAAGCAGGCCGGCGATCCGAACTCGGGCATCGTGGGCGAAGTATTCCAGGCCGCGCGGCGCGGCCCGTGGAAGGCGGTGCGCTACGGACTGGAGGCGCCGGTGGAGCTGTATGATCTGGGGCAGGATCCAGGTGAATCCGTAGAACTGTCAACCAAGCAACCGGAAATCCACGCCGGGTTTGTTCGGCTGTTTGAAGAAAACAAAAACTAG
- a CDS encoding BNR repeat-containing protein encodes MKHVSILICAGLLTGCVSAGSKDAVRVSTVSNTGMPKNIVTPGAEWNFGPGSLWTHKGWQYAAYWDDACQVTVARRKLPQGKWDVMSLPGYRRTSTGDRGKGGIKSRGFGDGHEKVALGISPDGIIHLSFDHHLSTLHYRHSLQPVADNPARHKWTPELFSPVLDHLGGPQIANVTYPSFSTDGKHFVLYLRLNGGSGAADSNYFEYQGGKWLINDEASAKLIDKKWSGGDKTVNAYLHGLVFHNGRRYLTWCWRDTPDARTCHDLCFAYSDDQGTTWKNNDGKVIGERGGKPITADSPGVAAIEIPPGSSYQNGGSMVVDDDGRVHVLMQGEKGKPVHFQRDPKSKTWSRQKASTLGKQVAGPGDALYIVSPEKVTLTSAGSFGQRESTAKVNGKYFEDCKMGIDRTRNDGWISVIGQKGKTVTVVDYRIGK; translated from the coding sequence GTGAAACACGTCTCTATCTTAATATGTGCGGGCCTTTTAACCGGATGCGTATCGGCCGGAAGCAAGGATGCGGTTCGCGTTTCAACGGTTTCCAATACGGGGATGCCGAAAAACATCGTTACGCCGGGAGCAGAGTGGAACTTTGGGCCGGGTTCGCTCTGGACGCATAAAGGATGGCAATATGCCGCCTATTGGGATGATGCCTGCCAGGTGACCGTGGCGCGACGGAAGCTTCCGCAGGGAAAGTGGGACGTGATGTCGTTGCCCGGCTATCGGCGCACGTCCACCGGCGACCGTGGAAAGGGCGGGATCAAGTCCAGAGGATTCGGCGACGGGCATGAAAAGGTGGCGCTGGGGATTTCTCCGGACGGTATCATTCATCTTTCCTTTGACCACCATCTTTCGACTCTCCACTATCGTCATTCCTTGCAACCGGTCGCTGATAATCCTGCCAGGCATAAATGGACACCCGAACTGTTCAGTCCGGTACTGGATCATCTGGGCGGGCCACAGATTGCCAACGTCACCTATCCCTCATTCAGCACCGACGGGAAGCATTTTGTTTTATATCTTCGACTCAACGGCGGCTCGGGCGCGGCGGATTCGAATTACTTCGAATACCAGGGTGGGAAATGGCTCATCAACGATGAGGCATCCGCCAAGCTCATCGATAAGAAATGGTCGGGCGGCGACAAGACCGTCAATGCCTATCTGCACGGGTTGGTGTTCCATAACGGACGGCGCTACCTGACCTGGTGCTGGCGGGATACGCCGGATGCCCGCACCTGCCACGACCTCTGTTTTGCCTATAGCGACGATCAGGGAACAACCTGGAAGAATAACGATGGAAAGGTTATCGGGGAACGTGGTGGAAAACCGATCACCGCTGATTCGCCCGGGGTGGCCGCCATTGAAATCCCGCCCGGATCAAGCTATCAGAACGGCGGTTCAATGGTGGTTGATGACGATGGGCGCGTCCATGTTCTGATGCAGGGGGAAAAGGGGAAACCCGTCCATTTCCAGCGCGACCCGAAGTCCAAGACGTGGAGTCGGCAAAAGGCGAGTACGTTGGGCAAGCAGGTGGCGGGGCCGGGTGATGCCTTGTACATCGTCAGTCCGGAAAAAGTGACGCTCACCTCCGCCGGCAGTTTCGGCCAGCGGGAATCCACGGCCAAGGTGAATGGCAAGTATTTCGAGGATTGCAAAATGGGTATCGACCGGACTCGGAACGATGGCTGGATTTCGGTTATCGGCCAGAAAGGCAAAACAGTTACGGTAGTCGATTACCGGATTGGGAAATAA
- a CDS encoding 3-keto-disaccharide hydrolase produces MTYKRIMLVGSALLATGALPLTMEAAETKGKADVQLINTDPEPSLKEAGFISLFDGKTLAGWTPRQGTMVFAVKEGEIVGTCSSGPSTFLCTDKEYTDFIFTCETKWAVDGNTGVQVRSRIRKGKGGDIVFGPQVEMEDLAKNGRGWSGGIYGQQCGGWLYPLKAPEHQPLKQAIDREGWNRMTVMVKGNVFKTWINGWPAANWVDGENEYPKGFIGLQVHGGKQGVIHWRNLRVKEL; encoded by the coding sequence ATGACGTACAAACGAATCATGCTGGTGGGTTCTGCATTGTTGGCAACGGGCGCATTGCCACTTACGATGGAAGCTGCTGAAACGAAGGGAAAAGCTGACGTGCAGCTGATCAACACCGATCCTGAGCCCAGCTTAAAGGAGGCCGGGTTTATTTCTCTTTTTGATGGGAAAACATTGGCTGGCTGGACGCCCAGGCAGGGCACGATGGTTTTCGCGGTTAAAGAGGGGGAAATCGTTGGAACCTGCAGTTCGGGGCCAAGCACGTTTCTTTGCACCGACAAGGAATACACGGATTTTATTTTCACCTGCGAAACCAAGTGGGCTGTGGATGGGAATACGGGGGTTCAGGTTCGGTCGCGGATCCGGAAGGGCAAGGGGGGCGACATTGTTTTCGGCCCGCAGGTGGAAATGGAGGATCTGGCCAAAAACGGGCGCGGTTGGTCGGGGGGGATCTATGGCCAGCAGTGCGGCGGGTGGCTATATCCGCTTAAAGCCCCGGAACACCAACCGCTGAAGCAGGCCATTGATCGCGAAGGGTGGAACCGTATGACCGTGATGGTGAAGGGGAATGTCTTCAAAACCTGGATCAACGGATGGCCGGCCGCAAACTGGGTGGATGGGGAGAATGAATATCCCAAAGGGTTTATCGGGTTGCAGGTCCACGGTGGGAAGCAGGGGGTCATCCATTGGCGAAACCTTCGTGTTAAGGAGCTCTAG
- a CDS encoding AraC family transcriptional regulator produces MDSFPHILMMIESSRESGRRLISGVADYARHFGPWQFHWNPQGEVYRAKALEAGRFDGALIRDDVDASALVDAGIPVVVFSYSKHRHSGIGWVNTDDHGLSKGVANHFLQRGFRHFAFFGSAAWPWAVRRCEGFSEALRKSGFEADVYPGIEPSLERFDDADVVRWLQGLPRPVALMAANDDLGLKVVELCREAGLRVPYDCAVVGVDNDPCVCGLSNPSLSSVGIDQYQSGYLAAEMLGNMMKGTAPENLVITAKTGELVVRQSSDIVAVDNEAVVKALRFIQNNAHRALTSDEVALASGLYRRGLERGFRTHLSCTIKEYCREARATHLENILRESRESLEKIAGQCGFAQASHLTRFFTSVRGETPSNYRKRIALRQG; encoded by the coding sequence ATGGATTCGTTTCCCCATATTCTAATGATGATCGAGTCCTCCCGTGAATCCGGGCGGCGGTTGATTTCCGGCGTGGCGGATTATGCGAGGCACTTTGGGCCGTGGCAGTTCCATTGGAATCCGCAGGGCGAGGTGTATCGTGCGAAAGCGCTTGAGGCGGGGCGGTTTGATGGCGCGCTGATCCGGGACGATGTGGATGCCTCCGCGTTGGTTGATGCCGGCATTCCGGTGGTGGTTTTTTCGTATAGCAAGCATCGGCATTCCGGGATTGGTTGGGTGAACACGGATGACCATGGATTGAGCAAGGGGGTTGCCAACCATTTCCTTCAGCGGGGATTTCGCCATTTCGCTTTTTTTGGTTCTGCGGCGTGGCCCTGGGCGGTGCGCCGTTGCGAAGGGTTTTCGGAGGCATTGCGCAAGTCCGGTTTTGAGGCCGATGTCTACCCGGGGATTGAACCTTCGCTGGAGCGGTTTGATGATGCCGATGTGGTTCGGTGGTTGCAGGGCCTGCCGCGCCCCGTGGCCTTGATGGCCGCCAACGACGATCTGGGGCTGAAGGTGGTTGAGCTATGCCGGGAGGCGGGCCTGCGAGTGCCCTACGATTGTGCCGTTGTCGGAGTGGATAATGATCCCTGCGTCTGTGGCTTGAGCAATCCTTCGTTAAGCAGCGTGGGGATCGACCAGTATCAGTCCGGCTATCTTGCCGCGGAAATGCTTGGGAACATGATGAAGGGCACCGCGCCCGAAAACCTGGTTATCACCGCTAAAACCGGTGAGTTGGTGGTGCGGCAGTCATCGGATATCGTGGCGGTCGATAATGAAGCCGTGGTGAAGGCGCTACGGTTTATACAGAACAATGCGCACCGGGCACTCACCTCGGATGAGGTGGCCCTGGCCAGTGGACTCTACCGGCGCGGGTTGGAACGGGGGTTCAGGACGCACCTTTCGTGTACCATCAAGGAATATTGCCGGGAAGCCCGTGCAACCCATCTGGAAAACATTCTCCGGGAATCCCGCGAGAGTCTTGAGAAAATCGCCGGGCAATGTGGTTTTGCCCAAGCCTCCCATCTAACCCGGTTCTTCACTTCGGTCCGCGGCGAAACGCCTTCGAACTATCGAAAGCGGATCGCACTGCGGCAAGGCTAG
- a CDS encoding glycoside hydrolase family 88/105 protein yields the protein MSIPLKEQILSILRHPSKTVALTIVSFIALLPGTGAAPSSNLPPRSAILSTATLVNDYWIANNGLDDAAWSSATYYTGNQRFHEITTNAAYLVRAVDWATANGWLRSEKSRYNGDVVKNDEDADNHCCGQTYIDLYRLDPQSIRIADIVRLENYIVSQPDTDYWSWIDAFYMQAPTLAKLSTLTTNPAYSDKLWAMYNDTRTTQSLFDATEGLWYRDSKYIYPAETTSGGNKVFWARGNGWMMAGLCRVIDALPADAPHRNDYIAMVQTMAAKLAQLQQPDGFWRSSLYEPTQFDMPETSGTSFYTYAMAWCMNNGYLDRDTYLPIVAKAWNGLVAESVHPDGFLGYVQLVAAAPGASYYNDTKAYGVGAFLLAASELSILAETLFVVSAGPDQTVYDFDRDGFEGVTLDASWTHDPDNTAEVYEWLDAGPLVIASGITAQVTLPLGVHDITLRITDNATNTWEDVVRITIAEPVPEQVYMERFDNPTGDTPLDTYTGWTALLTENGIISSYTNQSRALGVASGAYGFYAPKQDDGAPWNDAVPNQPALVRTDAPEAVNIESLASISWDASADNIDHQYRVAIEIGGVWYASNPALNDGIPDSAAPADLPLTYHPASFTTASNWLTIGNTTLGAPGSLSLGAAPASDLAGQVTGFGLYLVSGTDNEVAGDHVRFDNFGIWATPERPIAPLITSFRRVGGATWELTITGNAGTGYAFYSSLELTAPGTLVTTLGQADPSGDAGTVTGGSVLTTDASGNGRVRMTLTDTPANFVKVQPAP from the coding sequence ATGTCCATACCCCTTAAGGAACAAATTCTTTCCATTTTGCGACACCCCTCCAAAACCGTCGCATTGACCATCGTCTCATTCATTGCCTTGCTCCCCGGAACAGGCGCGGCACCCTCTTCCAACCTCCCCCCTCGATCAGCCATCCTATCGACGGCAACGCTCGTCAACGATTATTGGATTGCGAACAACGGGCTCGATGACGCGGCCTGGTCTAGCGCGACCTACTACACCGGGAACCAGCGTTTCCACGAAATCACCACCAATGCCGCCTATCTGGTGCGCGCCGTCGATTGGGCAACGGCCAACGGTTGGCTTCGTAGCGAAAAGAGCCGATACAACGGGGATGTGGTGAAGAACGACGAGGACGCCGACAACCACTGCTGCGGCCAGACCTATATTGATTTGTACCGGCTCGATCCGCAATCCATTCGGATTGCCGACATCGTTCGTCTTGAAAACTATATCGTCAGCCAACCCGACACGGATTATTGGTCGTGGATCGATGCGTTTTATATGCAGGCGCCCACGCTGGCGAAGCTTTCCACGTTAACGACCAACCCGGCCTATTCGGATAAACTTTGGGCGATGTACAACGACACCCGAACAACCCAGAGCCTGTTCGATGCGACGGAAGGGCTTTGGTATCGGGACAGCAAATATATTTATCCGGCGGAAACCACCTCGGGCGGCAACAAGGTGTTCTGGGCACGCGGCAACGGCTGGATGATGGCAGGCCTGTGCCGGGTGATCGATGCCCTGCCCGCCGATGCGCCGCACCGCAACGACTATATTGCCATGGTGCAAACCATGGCGGCCAAACTGGCCCAATTGCAGCAGCCCGATGGGTTCTGGCGCTCCAGCCTCTATGAACCCACGCAGTTCGACATGCCCGAAACCAGCGGCACCTCCTTTTATACCTACGCGATGGCCTGGTGCATGAACAATGGATATCTCGACCGCGACACCTATCTACCGATCGTCGCGAAAGCATGGAACGGGCTCGTCGCCGAATCGGTTCACCCCGATGGGTTCCTTGGCTATGTCCAGCTCGTCGCGGCGGCCCCGGGCGCATCCTACTACAACGATACCAAAGCCTACGGCGTCGGCGCATTCCTGCTCGCCGCATCGGAGCTGAGCATTTTGGCGGAGACCCTTTTCGTGGTCAGCGCGGGGCCGGACCAAACGGTATATGATTTCGACCGGGATGGGTTCGAGGGCGTCACCCTGGACGCTTCGTGGACACACGATCCCGATAACACGGCCGAGGTTTACGAGTGGTTGGACGCCGGCCCCCTTGTAATCGCCAGCGGCATCACCGCCCAGGTCACCCTACCCCTGGGCGTTCACGATATAACGCTGCGCATCACCGACAACGCAACCAACACCTGGGAAGACGTGGTGCGGATCACCATTGCCGAACCCGTGCCGGAGCAGGTCTACATGGAGCGCTTCGACAACCCCACCGGCGACACCCCGCTGGATACCTATACCGGCTGGACGGCACTCCTCACCGAAAACGGAATCATTTCCAGCTACACCAACCAGTCCCGGGCCCTGGGTGTTGCATCGGGCGCCTACGGTTTCTACGCACCCAAGCAGGACGACGGCGCTCCGTGGAACGATGCCGTGCCCAATCAACCGGCCCTTGTTCGAACAGATGCTCCGGAAGCGGTCAACATCGAGTCGCTCGCTTCGATCAGCTGGGACGCCAGCGCCGACAACATCGACCATCAATACCGCGTTGCGATTGAAATCGGCGGCGTGTGGTATGCGAGCAATCCCGCGCTGAACGATGGCATTCCGGATAGCGCTGCGCCCGCAGACCTCCCCCTCACCTACCATCCGGCTTCGTTCACCACGGCATCGAACTGGCTGACGATCGGAAACACCACCCTGGGAGCCCCCGGCTCGCTTTCATTAGGTGCGGCGCCCGCTTCGGATCTCGCCGGCCAGGTAACCGGCTTCGGACTCTACCTCGTTTCGGGAACCGACAACGAGGTCGCAGGCGACCACGTCCGCTTCGACAACTTCGGAATCTGGGCCACTCCCGAGCGCCCCATCGCCCCATTGATCACCTCGTTCAGGCGGGTCGGCGGCGCAACCTGGGAACTAACCATTACTGGCAATGCCGGAACCGGCTACGCGTTTTACTCGAGCCTCGAGCTGACCGCTCCCGGCACGCTCGTGACCACCCTGGGCCAGGCCGATCCATCCGGCGACGCGGGCACGGTGACCGGCGGCAGCGTGCTCACCACCGACGCTTCCGGCAACGGCAGGGTCAGGATGACGCTGACCGACACCCCGGCCAACTTCGTAAAGGTGCAGCCCGCCCCGTAA
- a CDS encoding vWA domain-containing protein, with amino-acid sequence MSGKKKNRYFAKHAKSSAAVVSLGIHAILLVVALSFVAVTVIQKEEQNFEAKAVTRPKIKLNKLQAPMKMEKKRKPKPKLRKRLVVKPKLNQKIPDIKMPEITGVKGGFGSGAGDGLGGGGGVGFSMPEINIFGVKGKGEKIFIILDSSPSMMVDQMGGIPSYTLIKEELVKILGKLSPTVLFNIAVYEIGSSKVLFPKMVPATQGNVAKVKEWLDPLNAVSTGMGDRDYGIRTLGSVQGSQTVQGDFKVGKIEDQREWVKPVMHSMEEKADAVFLLSHGWGTLWATIGAADEWSESKWERWNKAVADSNQRHKEENEKRRSNGEAPRVFRDKRHMVRTYYPSVEQPPATKKYHYTPKDMADAMEVVRKKAKSGVPASSGIGNKRKGEFSVNVVHFIKKSGATERDEGQFRQLTRECDGEYRTLSGFEAIKGAASAE; translated from the coding sequence ATGTCCGGGAAGAAAAAAAACCGTTATTTCGCCAAGCATGCCAAATCCAGTGCCGCAGTGGTGAGTCTGGGGATCCATGCCATACTCCTGGTTGTGGCGCTGTCGTTTGTGGCGGTGACGGTTATCCAAAAGGAGGAACAGAATTTTGAGGCAAAGGCGGTAACGCGACCGAAGATCAAGCTAAACAAACTCCAGGCTCCGATGAAGATGGAGAAAAAGCGGAAGCCCAAGCCGAAGTTGAGAAAACGGCTGGTGGTTAAACCGAAGCTGAACCAGAAGATCCCCGACATCAAGATGCCGGAAATTACCGGCGTTAAAGGCGGGTTCGGCAGTGGTGCCGGTGACGGTCTTGGCGGAGGGGGCGGCGTTGGCTTCAGCATGCCGGAGATCAATATTTTCGGCGTGAAAGGCAAAGGGGAAAAGATCTTCATCATTCTGGATTCTTCCCCGTCGATGATGGTCGACCAGATGGGCGGTATTCCTTCCTACACGCTTATCAAGGAAGAGCTCGTCAAGATTCTCGGCAAGCTGAGCCCCACGGTGCTTTTCAATATTGCGGTCTATGAAATTGGATCTTCCAAGGTTCTGTTCCCGAAGATGGTTCCGGCCACGCAAGGCAATGTGGCCAAGGTGAAGGAGTGGCTCGATCCGCTTAACGCGGTCTCTACCGGCATGGGGGACCGGGACTATGGCATACGCACGCTCGGAAGCGTGCAAGGCAGCCAAACGGTTCAGGGCGATTTCAAGGTGGGCAAAATCGAAGACCAGCGCGAATGGGTGAAGCCTGTGATGCACAGCATGGAGGAAAAGGCCGATGCGGTCTTCCTGCTTTCGCACGGATGGGGCACGCTCTGGGCCACGATCGGGGCGGCCGACGAGTGGTCCGAGTCGAAATGGGAGCGCTGGAACAAAGCCGTGGCCGACTCCAATCAGCGGCATAAGGAGGAAAACGAAAAACGGCGCAGCAATGGGGAGGCTCCGCGTGTGTTCAGGGACAAGCGGCACATGGTTAGAACCTATTACCCCAGCGTTGAGCAGCCGCCGGCAACCAAGAAATACCACTACACGCCCAAGGACATGGCCGACGCCATGGAGGTGGTGCGGAAAAAAGCGAAGAGCGGTGTTCCGGCATCCAGTGGCATCGGCAATAAGCGCAAAGGCGAGTTTTCCGTCAATGTCGTGCATTTCATCAAAAAGAGTGGAGCAACCGAACGCGATGAAGGGCAGTTCCGGCAGCTCACCCGGGAGTGCGATGGGGAATACCGTACGCTTTCTGGATTCGAAGCAATCAAAGGGGCTGCATCGGCGGAATAA